Proteins co-encoded in one Spirosoma endbachense genomic window:
- a CDS encoding RNA polymerase sigma factor produces MNNAENDQYVDALVLQALRQNDEKALQYLFTTYYNPLFRAGIKWSFDSTLTEEAIQAIFQDLWQYRHTLGDVVSFEAYLKGSLKKRLVKALAKLQQTATEPLDEVYLPVTSYEDILVAQEEDAIRRSQLVQAMNELTSRQKQIITLKYFEELSYKEISEQTGLQIDSIYKTLHEALKRLKTLLKPI; encoded by the coding sequence ATGAATAATGCAGAAAATGACCAATATGTAGATGCCCTAGTCCTTCAGGCCCTCAGGCAAAACGATGAGAAGGCGCTTCAGTATTTATTTACTACGTACTACAATCCACTTTTTCGGGCTGGAATAAAATGGTCATTTGACAGTACCCTCACCGAAGAAGCCATTCAGGCGATCTTTCAGGATCTTTGGCAGTACCGGCATACACTAGGTGACGTGGTATCGTTTGAAGCTTATCTGAAAGGTTCGTTAAAAAAAAGACTCGTGAAAGCCCTAGCTAAACTCCAGCAGACGGCCACAGAGCCGCTGGATGAGGTTTATCTGCCCGTAACGTCTTATGAAGATATTCTCGTGGCACAGGAAGAAGATGCTATTCGGCGCAGCCAACTTGTACAGGCGATGAATGAACTGACCTCCCGCCAGAAACAGATCATTACGCTCAAATACTTCGAAGAACTGTCGTACAAGGAAATTTCCGAGCAGACAGGCCTGCAAATCGACAGTATTTATAAAACGTTGCACGAAGCATTGAAGCGCTTAAAAACGTTGCTGAAGCCAATCTGA
- a CDS encoding TonB-dependent receptor: protein MHFFITRHSLLLRLMKLSCAPLLVTLLFSGLTYATEIRAQEVLDRTVTLQCYNQQLERVLAQLETLAQVKFVFSSRLIQSNRLVTLSIRQDPLSNVLNQLLQPLQLSYEVSGNKIILNRSAGTGPNEPRLASMEAMTGKVLDERGEAMPGVSVVIKGTQRGTVTSPDGHFTIDANRGETLIFSYIGYISRELVIENFTPLTVGMKQSEASLSEVVVVGSRFAQPRTDVDRPVAIDVINAKELQTSGQVDLGQAITFAAPSFNAVKFGINDAAPFVDPATLRGLGPDQVLVLVNNKRRHKVSFLSINDGVGKGQVGTDINAVPALSLKRVEVLRDGAAAQYGSDAIAGVINLELNDAAEGGTVNVFTGIGYSKPNLDMTGHTPPALITDGATYNLNANFGLKLARRGFFNTTLTYSHTDGYDRSGTYKASSGFYVADPVQDALLVKQNNIDLKQAVLGSARNTTYGLFINAGLPLNNNWQLYGFGGYTHKHVVTGVFTRAPSNTRRSVLSIFPNGYNPEAPANLLDYSLTAGIKGKLRSWNSDFSLSQSMNQVDWYANNTVNPSLGDQSPTSFYVGQTRITQSLFNADVARTFRQGSYPNFNLGAGTEIRYETYRLRSGDPSSYEAGPLRQTKDVGSSGREGFSDRAAGQWGRTNVGVYVEGESDLTRKLLVGAAVRFENYSDFGSNLSYKLNSRYKIAEPFAVRASFSRGFRAPSMTQTYYSNYINISFDNNNNSIINPIIPASSDLAQQLGVDGLKQEISWDYSTGITSKIGQYFTLTADLYQIDVNNRIMLSGNINVSKIPQFVAAGFPQSANVFVNAIDTRTRGFELVTTYNRPVGVKSKLGINLAYSSMNTIVRATRKTSTGVEVADQVATLYITEGLPKGKFIGTLSYDFGKIGLMVRGSRFGQVSDPLATLAQKPTDVNAPTYQVFGAKTLFDLSVTFRPIRKLSIIGMANNIFDVYPSLLQIPQTANEVVFSRRTNQFGMQGRFMNLTVNYAF from the coding sequence ATGCATTTTTTCATTACCCGGCATTCACTGCTGCTCAGACTCATGAAATTGAGTTGCGCCCCGTTACTGGTCACTCTGCTGTTTTCCGGACTGACCTATGCCACCGAAATCAGAGCACAGGAAGTACTCGACCGAACAGTAACGCTTCAATGCTACAATCAACAGCTCGAACGGGTGCTGGCCCAGCTTGAAACGCTTGCGCAGGTAAAGTTTGTCTTCAGCTCCCGACTGATTCAGAGCAATCGGCTGGTGACGCTCAGTATTCGACAGGATCCCCTATCAAACGTATTGAATCAGTTGCTGCAACCCCTGCAACTAAGCTACGAAGTGAGCGGTAACAAAATTATCCTGAACCGTTCGGCCGGCACAGGCCCAAACGAACCTCGACTCGCCAGTATGGAAGCCATGACCGGAAAGGTATTGGACGAGCGGGGCGAAGCCATGCCGGGCGTCAGCGTAGTGATCAAAGGAACCCAACGCGGTACGGTCACTAGCCCCGATGGCCATTTTACCATCGACGCCAACAGGGGCGAAACGCTTATCTTCTCCTACATCGGCTACATCAGCCGGGAACTGGTCATCGAGAACTTTACGCCACTCACCGTAGGAATGAAACAGTCGGAAGCCAGCCTGTCCGAAGTCGTCGTAGTAGGATCGCGGTTTGCCCAGCCCCGTACGGATGTCGACAGGCCAGTGGCCATCGACGTTATCAACGCCAAAGAACTTCAAACATCGGGGCAAGTCGATCTGGGTCAGGCCATTACATTCGCGGCTCCCTCGTTCAACGCCGTTAAGTTCGGGATCAATGATGCAGCCCCTTTTGTCGATCCAGCTACATTGCGTGGCTTGGGTCCCGATCAGGTGCTGGTGCTGGTTAACAACAAGCGTCGGCACAAAGTATCGTTTCTGAGCATCAACGATGGTGTCGGAAAAGGACAAGTGGGAACGGACATTAACGCCGTGCCGGCTTTATCACTAAAACGGGTCGAGGTCCTGCGCGACGGAGCCGCTGCACAATACGGTTCCGATGCCATTGCCGGGGTTATCAACCTCGAACTCAACGATGCCGCCGAAGGAGGTACGGTCAATGTATTCACGGGAATCGGCTATTCCAAACCGAATCTGGACATGACCGGACATACGCCACCGGCGCTTATCACCGACGGGGCCACGTATAACCTGAACGCTAATTTCGGACTGAAACTGGCCAGGCGCGGCTTTTTTAACACCACGCTGACCTACTCGCACACGGATGGCTACGACCGATCGGGTACGTACAAAGCATCAAGCGGCTTCTACGTCGCAGACCCCGTACAGGATGCACTGCTTGTCAAACAGAACAACATCGACCTGAAACAGGCAGTGCTGGGATCGGCCCGCAATACCACCTATGGGTTGTTCATCAACGCGGGCCTGCCTCTCAACAACAACTGGCAGCTATACGGCTTTGGCGGCTATACGCACAAGCACGTCGTAACGGGTGTGTTTACCAGAGCTCCGTCGAACACTCGCCGGTCGGTGCTGTCTATCTTCCCGAACGGCTACAACCCGGAAGCACCAGCCAATCTGCTGGATTACTCGCTGACGGCTGGAATAAAAGGTAAGCTAAGGAGTTGGAATAGCGATTTCAGTCTCTCACAAAGCATGAACCAAGTCGACTGGTATGCCAATAATACGGTAAATCCCAGCCTGGGTGATCAGTCGCCGACATCGTTCTACGTTGGGCAGACCCGCATTACACAATCCCTGTTCAATGCCGATGTTGCCCGTACCTTCCGCCAGGGAAGCTATCCGAACTTCAACCTCGGTGCGGGTACGGAAATACGCTACGAAACCTACCGGCTGCGCTCTGGCGACCCGTCTTCCTACGAGGCTGGCCCGCTCCGGCAAACCAAAGATGTCGGGTCGTCGGGGCGGGAAGGCTTCAGCGACCGAGCAGCCGGTCAGTGGGGGCGTACCAATGTTGGGGTGTATGTCGAAGGAGAAAGCGATCTGACCAGAAAGCTATTGGTGGGGGCCGCCGTCCGGTTCGAAAATTACAGCGACTTCGGCTCCAACCTGTCATACAAGCTCAACTCCCGCTACAAGATCGCCGAACCGTTTGCTGTTCGGGCGTCGTTCAGCCGGGGTTTTCGAGCGCCTTCCATGACGCAGACTTATTACAGCAACTATATTAATATCTCGTTCGATAACAACAACAATTCGATCATTAACCCCATTATACCGGCCTCGTCAGATCTGGCACAACAGTTGGGTGTCGACGGGCTGAAACAGGAAATTTCGTGGGATTATTCGACGGGGATCACTTCGAAAATCGGCCAGTATTTTACCCTTACGGCTGACCTGTATCAGATCGACGTTAACAACCGGATCATGCTCTCGGGCAATATCAATGTCTCAAAAATTCCGCAGTTCGTAGCGGCTGGATTCCCGCAATCAGCCAACGTATTCGTCAACGCCATCGACACGCGCACCCGTGGTTTCGAACTGGTTACGACTTACAATCGGCCTGTGGGAGTGAAGAGTAAACTGGGCATAAACCTGGCCTATTCGTCGATGAACACAATAGTGCGGGCTACTCGCAAAACTTCGACAGGCGTTGAGGTAGCTGATCAGGTAGCAACGCTGTATATCACCGAAGGGCTGCCGAAAGGCAAGTTTATTGGAACCCTTTCGTATGACTTCGGCAAAATCGGGCTGATGGTGCGTGGGTCGCGATTCGGGCAGGTATCGGACCCACTGGCGACACTGGCCCAGAAACCCACCGATGTCAATGCACCGACTTATCAGGTGTTTGGGGCCAAAACCCTGTTCGACCTGTCGGTAACGTTCCGGCCCATCCGGAAGCTGTCGATTATCGGCATGGCTAATAATATCTTCGACGTCTACCCTAGCCTGCTTCAGATTCCTCAAACGGCTAACGAAGTGGTATTCTCACGACGGACCAATCAATTCGGTATGCAGGGGCGGTTTATGAACCTGACCGTTAATTACGCATTTTGA
- a CDS encoding FecR family protein has translation MKPTYPLTLDDLLTNEGFLNYYFQKNEADVWEWNEFLEDHPDQLPTVDAAVSLLNRLSLKWSEEYIRQQFLQMQDSLANTTHHPIARPLWSNNWVRWGLAASVLLAMGIWTYVYQTTIPASLYTQQVSQKDLIEQVNPNSEPLRVDLPDGSWIRLAKNSRLSYPARFTGSVREVYLDGDGFFDVARNPKQPFLVHAGEITTKVLGTSFLIKARTDQERVEVVVRTGKVSVYRETTVSQPVIVKKLQGVIITPNQQLVYNRKADSFARSIVGSPQLIQPEALVDFDFRNTPASTVFERIQRAYGIPIEYDAALMSDCPVTASLADESLYGKLNLVCRAIEAQYEVVDGQIIVNGKGCK, from the coding sequence GTGAAACCAACGTACCCGCTTACTCTCGACGATCTGCTGACCAACGAAGGCTTTCTGAATTACTATTTTCAAAAAAACGAAGCCGACGTTTGGGAGTGGAACGAGTTTCTGGAAGACCATCCCGATCAGTTGCCGACGGTCGATGCCGCCGTTTCGCTTTTAAATCGACTCTCGCTCAAGTGGTCGGAGGAGTATATTCGCCAGCAATTCCTTCAGATGCAGGACAGCCTGGCTAACACGACCCACCATCCGATCGCTCGGCCACTCTGGAGCAACAACTGGGTGCGGTGGGGGCTGGCCGCGTCGGTGCTACTCGCCATGGGCATATGGACCTACGTGTACCAAACCACCATTCCTGCTTCACTTTACACCCAGCAGGTAAGTCAGAAAGATCTTATCGAGCAAGTCAATCCCAACAGTGAGCCGCTCCGCGTCGACCTGCCCGATGGTAGTTGGATTCGGCTGGCTAAAAACAGCCGACTAAGTTATCCCGCCCGATTCACGGGGTCCGTTCGGGAGGTATATCTGGATGGTGATGGTTTTTTCGACGTGGCCCGGAATCCGAAGCAGCCCTTTCTGGTCCATGCTGGCGAAATCACCACTAAGGTATTGGGTACCAGCTTTCTAATAAAGGCTCGTACCGACCAGGAAAGAGTTGAGGTGGTGGTTCGGACAGGTAAAGTATCCGTCTACCGCGAAACAACGGTTAGTCAGCCGGTGATTGTTAAAAAGCTTCAGGGCGTTATTATCACCCCCAATCAACAGCTTGTATACAACCGAAAGGCTGACAGTTTTGCCCGGAGCATCGTCGGGAGTCCACAATTGATTCAGCCCGAAGCGCTGGTCGATTTCGATTTTCGCAATACACCCGCTTCTACGGTCTTTGAGCGTATTCAACGAGCCTACGGCATTCCCATTGAATACGATGCTGCGCTTATGAGCGATTGCCCTGTAACAGCGTCGCTGGCCGACGAATCACTATACGGTAAGCTTAATCTGGTCTGCCGGGCAATCGAAGCGCAGTATGAAGTCGTCGATGGGCAGATCATCGTCAATGGAAAAGGCTGTAAATAA